DNA sequence from the Stigmatella aurantiaca genome:
CAGCCTCCTGCGTACCGAAGGCCGTGCCAATGCCACCGGCTCAGGTGCTCTGGATGACGCGCTCGATGATGTCGCAGGCCTCGTTCATCTGAGACTCGGTAATCACCAGCGGCGGCGCGAAGCGGATCTTGTTTCCCTGCGTGGGCTTGGCGAGCAGGCCCCGCTCCTTCAGCTTCAAACACAGCTCCCAGGCCGCGCCGCTCGCCTCCGTGTCGTCGATGACCATGGCGTTGAGCAAGCCCTTGCCGCGCACCAGCGTCACCCTCCCGCCCTTCTGCACCAGCGCATTCACCCGCTGACGGAACAGCTGGCCCATCCGCTCGGCGTTCTCGGCGAGCTTCTCCTCGCGCAGCACGTTCAGGGCCGCCACCGTCACGGCACACGCCAGTGGGTTGCCGCCATACGTGCTGCCGTGCTCGCCCGGCTTGATGGTGAGCATGATGGCGTCATCCGCCAGCACGCAGGAGACCGGGTACGTGCCGCCCGAGAGCGCCTTGCCCAGCACCAGGAGATCCGGCTTCACCGCCTCATGGTCACACGCGAGCCGCTTGCCCGTGCGCCCCAGGCCCGTCTGCACCTCGTCGGCGATGAACAGCACGTTGTACTTCGTGCACAGCTCGCGGACGCCCTTCAGGTACCCCGCATCCGGGACGACCACGCCCGCCTCGCCCTGGATGGGCTCCACCATGAAGCCGGCAATCGTGGGATCCGCGGCGAAGGTGCGCTCCAGCGCGGCCAAGTCGTTGTACGGGATGATGAGGTAGCCCGGCAGGAAGGGGCCGTAGTCGCGCGTGCTCTCCGGGTCCGTGGAGGCGGAGATGGCCGCTAGGGTGCGGCCCCAGAAGTTCCCCGCCGCGTAGACCGTCTTCGCCTGGTTGGCGGGCACGCCTTTGACTTTGTACGCCCACTTCCGGGTCAGCTTCAGGGCGGTCTCCCCGCCCTCCACGCCCGTGTTCATCATCAGGGCCTTGTCGTACCCAAAGTACTCCGCCAGGTACTTCTCGCACTCCCCGAGCCGGTCGGAGTGGAACGCCCGGGAGGTGAGCGTCAGCTGGCGCGCCTGCGCCGTCAGGGCGGCGATGATGCGCGGATGGCAGTGGCCCTGGTTGACGGCGGAGTAGGCCGAGAGGAAGTCCAGGTACCGGGTGCCCTCCACGTCCCAGACGTGGACGCCCTCGCCGCGGGTCAACACCACGGGCAGAGGATGGTAGTTGTGTGCTCCGTATCGCTCTTCGAGGGCGATCGCCCGCTGCGTGAGGGTCTCTGACATGGCGCCTTTCTACCAAGGGCGCCCGCGCCAGGCACCTGTCCACCACCTGCCACATCCGAACTCTGCCGTGGTGAGCCGCTTGCCTGGCTGAGAACCTCCCGCCGTGCCGATGACGCCCCTCTGCCTCGTGCTGCTCTGGATGGGCAGCACGGACGCCCCTGCCCCCGAGCCTTCGCCCATCCCCCCCGCAGAGCCCCCCACGGCGCAGGGCACCGTCGTCACCGCCACGCGCTTGCCGAGGCCGCTGAGGGATGTGCCCGCCACCGTTATCGTCCTGCCCCGGGCGGAGATCGACCGGAGCCCCTCGCTGACCCAGGACGGGCTGCTGCGCACCGTGCCCTCCGTGGCCACGTTCCGCCGCACCTCGAGCCTCGTGTCGGACCCCACCGCCCAGGGGCTCAACCTGAGGGGTCTCGCCCCCTCGGGCGTCTCCCGCAGCCTGGTGCTGGTGGATGGCGTGCCCGCGAATGATCCGTTCGGGGGCTGGGTGTACTGGCGCGCCCTGCCCCGGCTGGGCCTGGACCGGGTGGAGATTGTCCCCAGCGGCGGCTCGGCCCTCTACGGGAGCGCGGCGCTGGGCGGCGTGGTGCAGCTCTTCTCCCGCCCCCTCACCGGCCCGCTCCTCGAGGGGGACGTGGCCTATGGGATGCTGAACACCGGCCAGCTGTCCGCGCGCGGGGCCCACCGCTGGGGAAGCGTGGGCGCGGCGCTGGAGACCGAGCTGCTCACCACCGGGGGCCACCCCGTCGTGGCCGCCTCCCAGCGGGGCGCCATCGACCAGGACACCCCGGGCAACCACGTCACCCTCAACGGCCGGGTGGAGGCCGAGGTGAGCCCCGCGTTGCGGCTCGACGCGCGCCTGAGCCTCTTCCGCGAGAACCAGAACGGGGGCACCACCTACACCACGGCCCGCGCGGAGTCTGGCCTCGCCAGCGCGGGGGCCCAGCTCACCCCGCCCGGCGCGGGCCAGTTCGCGCTGCAGCTCTTCGGGCGCCTGCAACACTTCGAGCAGCGCCGGGCGCGCGTGGCCGCGGACCGCTCCTCCGAGGCGCTCTCCGCCCGCCAGGACGTTCCCGCCAACGAGCAGGGCGCCTCGCTCACGTGGACGGGCCCCACCTGGACGCTGGGCGGAGCGCACGTGCTGACGGCGGGCGCGGACGTGCGCCGGGTGGAGGGCACCTCCGACGAGCAGCTCTTCGTGCCCAACCCCTCGCCCACCACGCCCGCGCTGCGCAGCGCGGGAGGGGAGCAACGCTTCGCGGGCCTGTTCCTGCAGGAGCTCTACACGGTGACGCCCGCGCTGGAGTTCACCGCCGCGCTGCGCTGGGACACCTGGCGCAACGTGAACGGCGAGCGCCGGGTGGAGCAGGTGGGCGGCGGCGTGGAGACCGAGGCCTTCGCGGACCGGGGCGAGCACCAGCTCAGCCCCCGGCTCGGCGCCCGGCTGCGCCCCCTGGAGCGGCTCACCCTGCGCGCCTCGGGCTACCGCTCCTTCCGCGCCCCCACGCTCAACGAGCTGTACCGCCCCTTCCAGGTGGGCACCGTGCTCACCGCCGCCAACGCGCGCCTGGGCGCCGAGCGCCTCACGGGCGGGGAAGCCGGGGCCGAGGTGCAGGGCCCCCGGGGCCTCACCGCGCGCCTCACCGGCTTCTGGAACGAGCTGGAGGACCCCATCATCAATGCCACCCTGGCCACGCCCCTGCCCGACGGCACCTCGCGCCAGCGCCAGAACCTGGGCCGCGCCCGGGTCCGAGGCCTCGAGGCGGGCCTGGACTGGCGCGTGGCGCGTGCGTGGACGGTCCTGCTCGCCTACACCTTCGTGGACTCGGAGGTCCGCGACGCGCCCGGCAACCCGGAGCTCGTGGGCAAGCAGCTCGCGCAGGACCCGCAGCACCGGGGCACGGCGCTCGTCACCTTCGATGCGCCGGCGCTCTTCACCGCCATGGTGCAGCTTCGCGTCACCGGTCCCCAGTTCGAGGACGACCTCAACACGCGGCGGATGGGCGGCTATGCCGTGGTGGACGCGTCCGTGAGCCGCCGCCTGGTGGGTGGACTGGAGGTGTTCGCCGCCGCGGAGAACCTGTTCGACCGGGAGTATCTGGTGGGGCGGGCGGGGGTGGATACCATTGGCCAGCCCTTCCTGGCGCGCCTCGGCCTGCGGTTGCGCGAAAGACCGTGAGGCTCACCCCGCCTGGGCGGACGGCTCGGCCAGGGCACGGCTCGCGGGGGACGCCGCGAGCCGGCGCGCTGCGCGGCCCACGAGGGCGAACCGGCGCTGAATCTCCTCGGTGTCCGAGAGCGACCCCAGCGACGCGAAGCCCGTCTGGCCCTTCTCCACGAAGGCCACCCCCCCGGCGCCGAGCAGGCCGCGCAGGGCCTCCTTCACCTCGGCATCCTGGAGGAACGCCTGCCCCTGGGCCTTCATATCGCTCTGGAAGACGTACATCTCGTCGAGCGCGGGATCTCCCGAGGGGAAGAGGTTGCTGGCCAGCAGCCGGTTCACCCCCGAGGTCCACCGGCGCGGGGCAGCCACGAACCCGGGCGGAAGCGGCCCCGGCACCTTCGCGCGCACCACGCAGAAGTGGCCCAGGCCCTGGGAGCCCTCCGCGTGCCACTCCATGCCCATGCGGACGGAGAGGCCCTCGTGCTCGCCGCGCACCTCGCCGCCCTGGAGCTTGCCGCCCAGCGCTTCGGCCACGCCCCCCCAGCGCGCCTCGCGCTCCCGGACGTGCCGCAGCGGTCCGAACACGAGGAAGGCCACGGCCACGGCGGCGACGATGAGAATGACCAGGGAGACATCCATGGGCGAGCCTCCTAGCCCTCCGAGAACCAGTCCCGCAAGCCGTCCAGGTCCCTCACCCGGTGCGCGTCCGGCAAGCTTTCCAGGAATGCCCGGCCATAGGGCTTCGTCACGATGCGGCGATCCAGGAGCGCCACCGCGCCCCGGTCGCTCTGCGTGCGGATAAGCCGCCCGAAGCCCTGGCGCAGCGCGAGCGTCGCCTGGGGGAGCTGGTACTGCTCGAAGGCGCCCTCCCCGCGTGCCTCGATTTGACGGATGCGCGCGGCCACCAGCGGGTCCCCCGGCGAGGCGAACGGCAGCCGGTCGATGATGAGCAGGCTCAGCGCGTCGCCCGGCACGTCCACCCCCTCCCAGAAGCTGTGCGCGGCGAAGAGCACGCTGGGCAGCTCGCGGAAGGACTCCAGGAGCTGCTGCTTCGGCCGGTCCCCCTGGCGGAGCACCTGGTACGGCAACCGGGCCTTGGTCAGCTCGTACGCGCGCTCCATGTTGCGCAGCGAGGTGAAGAGCACGAAGGCCCGGCCGCCGGACACCTCGCACAGCTGGACGATTTCCTCCGCCGCGGCCTCGATGAAGCCCGGGGCCGCGGGGTCCGGCAGGTGCGTGGGCAGGTAGAGCGCCGACTGCTGCGCGTAGTCGAAGGGGCTGGGCACCGCGAGCGTGCGCACCTCGGCCACCGGGGCCCCATCCTCGTCGTACAGCCCCATGCGCTTGGCGAAGAAGTCAAACCGGCCCCCCGCCGCCAGCGTCGCCGAGGTGAACACCACCGTGTCCACGGCGTCATAGAGACGCACGCGCAGCTCACGCGCCACGTCGATGGGGCTGGCGCGCAGGAACACGCCGCGCCCGCGCGCCTCGGCCCAGTACACGTGGTCCGCGGACTCCACCTTCTCTAGGAAGCTCAGCTCCTCGGTCAGCTCGGCGGCCCGGCGCGTGAGGGCGGCCAGCTCCGGCTCGCGCGCGCTCGAGGCGAAGGCCCCCAGCGCCGCCAGGCCGTGACGCACCTGCTCCAGAGGGCCCCCCAGGAGCGCCATGCGGTCGGGCTTCAGCGCCACCCCGCCCTCGCTGCCCAAGAGTCCCAGCACCCGGGGCGCCTGGGTGAAGAGCACCTCCGCGTGCGTGCGCACCCGCGCCGCCAGGGCCCGCAGCGTGGGGAAGCGCGCGTCCGTCTCCGGCAGCGCCGCCACCGCGTCGCGCGCCAGCTCCTCCAGCCGGTGGTTGGACACCCCGCAGCCAAAGTACCCGCTCGCCGCGTCCTCCAGCGCATGGGCCTCGTCGAGGATGACGGCCTCGTAGAGTGGCAGCACGCCCTCGCCCCGCCGCCCCGCGCCGCGCAGGGAGAGGTCCGCGACGAAGAGGTGGTGGTTCACCACGAGCAGGTCCGCCTGTTCCGCCTCGCGCCGCATGCGCGTCACGTGGCACTGCTCATACAGCGGGCACTGCGAGCCCAGGCACGTCTCCGCCGAGGAGGACAGCCGGGGCCAGGCGCTGAAGTTCTCGGGCAGCTCCAGCTCGGCCCGGTCCCCCGTCTCCGTGCGCGCGGCCCACGACTGGATGTGCGGCCACTGGCGCGCCTCCTCACGGGTGCCGAACGTGGGGTCCTTCGTGAAGCTGTTGTACCGGTGCAGGCACAGGTAGTTGCCCCGGCCCTTGAGGTACGCGGCCTCGAACTCCAGCCCCATCTGCTCCTTCAGGAGCGGCAGGTCCTTGAAGAAGATCTGCTCCTGCAGGGTTTTGGTCGCCGTGGACACCACCACCCGCCGCCCGGAGAGCAGCGCGGGGACCAGGTAGGCGAGCGTCTTGCCCGTGCCCGTGCCGGCCTCGGCCAGGAGGTAGCTGCGGTCGGAAAAGGCGCGCTCCACGGCACGCGCCATCTGGAGCTGCTCGGGACGGTGCTCGTAGGCGGGCAGGGCCGCCTGGAGTGCCCCTCCAGGACCGAGCAGGGCATCGACGTTGGAGGTGCGGACGAGGGAGAGCGCCATGCGGGACAGGGAGAATAACAGCCCCCGGCCGCCAGGTCCGTTGCACCCACCGTCCCTTTCAGGGCCCCAGGTCCCGCTTGACTGGACGGGCACCAGGCAGGGCCCTTCCGGGGCGGGGGGCTTACTGCGAGGGGGGGTGCTTCTGGAGCTTGCGCTGGAGCGAGCGCCGGTGGAGCCCCAGCCGGCGCGCCGCCTCGGAGATGTTGCCCTCGCAGTCGGCCAGCACGCGCTGGATGTGCTCCCACTCGGCGCGGGCCAGGGAGGGGGCCTGGAAGGCCTCCGCCACCGGGGGGCTGGGCTCGCCCAGGCCCCGGGCCAGCGCCGCCAGCAGGTCATCCACGTCGGCGGGCTTGGGAATGTAGTTGAGCGCGCCCAGCCGCACCGCCTCCACGGCGGTGGCGATGCTGCCGTAGCCGGTGAGGACGATGATGCGCGTGGAGGCATCCAGCGCCCTCAGCTCGCGCACCAGCTCCAGCCCGCCCCGCCCCGGCATCCGCAGGTCCACCACCGCCAGCTCCGGGGACTCCTGCTGGGCCGCCGCGAGCCCCTCTTCCATGGAGCCCGCGGTGGCCACCTCGAAGCCGCGCTCGCGGAAGGCCCGCGCCAGGCGCTCGCGGAACACGCCGTCGTCATCCACCAGCAGCAGCGAAGGGGCATCGGAAGCGCGAGGAGAGGCCATGGGGACACCCGGCGTCAGGCGCCCGGTTCCAGCAGGCTCGCCCCGGACGGCCCGGAGGACAACGGGTCAAATTGTCGCAGGGCGCGCGCGGGCCACGTCAGCGCCACCTGGGTGCCCTGGCCCGGCACCGAGCGGACCTCCAGCGTGCCCCCAAGCTGGTCCAGCAGGGCACGCGCCAGGAACAGCCCCAGGCCCATGCCCTCGCCCTGCGGCTTCGTGGTGAAGAAGGGCTCGCCCGCGCGGGCCAGCACCCCGGCGGCCATGCCCGCGCCCGTGTCCTCCACGCGCAGCTGCCAGCCGGCCTCCTGGCGCAGGAGCACCACCTGCACGGGCGCGCCCTCGGGCGAGGCCTGGAGGGCGTTCTTCACCACCCCCCGGATGGCGTGCGTGAGGGCCCGGGCGGGCACGGACATCGGCTCGTCCGAGGGGCCCTGGAGGGCCACCCGCACCCGCTCGCGCCCCTTGAGCCCCTCCAGCACCCCGTCCAGCAGCATCCCGGGCGCCAGGGGCACGAAGGCCTCGCCGTGGCTCGCCCCCGCGTCGGCCGCCATCTGCACGAGGATGTCCCGGCAGCGCGACACCTGCTGGCGGATGAGCTGCGCGTCCTCGCGGCAGGCGGGGGGCAGCTCCCCGCGGCGCTCCAGCTCCCGGGCCACCACGGCGATGGTGGACAGGGGCGTGGACAGCTCGTGCGCGGCCCCGGCGGCCAGCGTGGCCAGGGCGGCCAGCTTCTCGTTGCGCGCCGTCACCGCGCGCGCTGCCTCCAGCTCCGCCTCGCGCTCGGCCAGCGCCCGGGTGACGCGCTGGACGAAGTAGACGATGACGGCCGCGGCCAGCCCGAAGGCGGCCCACATGCCCTCCAGGTGCAGGCGCACCGCGTCCATGTGGTGGTGCGCGGCGTGCGCGTCCGCGCCCGGCATCCACAGGTGGCGCACGAAGAGCGCGCCGAAACACCCCAGCCCCAGCGCCACCAGCGTCCACGTCCACCGGGCCCGGAGCACCACCGCCGCCAGGGCGATGTGCACCAGGTACAGCGTGCTGAAGGGGTTGAAGGGCCCACCGCTGAAGGCCAGCAGCACGGTGAGCAGCACCACGTCGAGCGCCATCACCCCCCACAGCAGCCACTCGTGCACGGCCCGGGGGCGCCGGCTCCACACGCCCAGCGCCGCGTTGCTCAGCACCGCCACGCCGATGGTGGTGAACAGCGGCACGAGCGGCAGCGGCATCTCCAGCACGAAGTGCGCGCCGAGGATGAGCACCGCCTGGGCCACCACCGCGCCCCAGCGCAGGCGCAGGAGCCACGAGAGGTTGATGGCGTGCGCGTCGCGCACCTCACGGCCTCCCGAACATCAGCCGGAACTGCCGGAAGATGAGCAGCGCCGACACCAGCAGGAACAGGAACAGGAGGATGGCCGCCACGAGCTGCGTCCTCGAGGACAGGCCGCCCTGCGCCTTGGGCGCGAACCCCACCGGCGAGGCCGAGGCCAGGCGCACCACCTCGTCCCGCCCGCGCTGGGCGTACAAGTCCTCGGGGGCCTGGGCCAGGCGGATGCGGTACAGGCGCCCGGCCATGGCCAGCTCCCCGCGCCCCACCGCCAGGGACAAGAGCCGGTCGTGCGCGTCGCGGTCGTCCCACCGGCCCAGCACGGCCAGCCACGCGGCCTGCAGGGCCTCCGAGGGGCGCTGCTCCTCGGGGATGAAGTTGGCGTAGACCAGGCCGCAGGAGGCACAGGACTCCGCCCCCTCCCGGCGCGCCGCGATGCACTTGGGGCAGAAGCCCGGGGGCACGGCGAAGGGGTCCTCCGAGCGCGCCACGGCGGCCGCCCCCCGCACCTGCTCGTCCGAGGGCCGCAGGGCCACCACCTTCAGCACCGGCACCGGGGTGAGCCGCTGCTGGAGCGGGGGCACGGGCTCCTGCGCCTGGGTGACCGCCCCCTGGAGCGCCTCCTCGGGCCGCGCGCGGCTCTCGTTGCCGCAGCGCGCGCACGTCATCACCAGCACCCCCAGCTCCACCCGGAAGGAGGCCGGCGGCGCGAGCCGCTCACACACATCACACAGGTACCTCATGACAACACCTGCCGCAGGGGAATGGGCATGGCACATCCGGCCAACGCCAGGAAACACAGCGCGCACAGCCACTGGCGCCCCCGGCTCAGCGGCAGCCCCGGCTCTATCACCTCCGGATGGCCGAAGCCCACCAGCTTCACCGTCACCAGCAGCCACACGCCCCAGGAGGCCGAGGCGAAGAGCGTGAGCAGGAACAGCCCCAGCGCCACGGCGCGCCCCAGCCACTGCGCGCGCCGGCCCCACAGGGCGAAGGACAGGTGGCCCCCATCCAATTGCCCCACGGGCATCAGGTTCAACATGGTGACGAGCAGGCCGAACCAGCCGGCCACCACCACCGGGTGCTCATAGAGCTGCTTGCCCGGGGGCAACGGCCCCACCGCCAACCAGCGCAACCCCTGCATCAGCAGGCTGTCGCCGAAGAGCACCTGCCAGACGGCCTCCGCGTCCAGCTCGGGCGGGGCGGGCGCGTGGGTGAGCTGCAGCATGACCCAGCCAAACAGCCGCTGCGCCAGCACCCACAGGGAGCCATCCCCCAGCAGCCCTGCCTCCAGCGGGGGTGCATCCACGATGGGCGAGTGCGCCAGCCCCCAGAGCAGCACGGGCACCGCCACCGCCAGCCCCGCGAGCGGCCCCGCGGCGCCAATGTCCACCAGGGCATTGCGGTGCGGAATGCGCCCGCGGATGACGATGACGGCCCCCAGCGTTCCCACCAGGCTCAGCAGGGGCAGGGGGATGAAGTAGGGCAGCGACGTGTCCACGCCGTGGCGGCGCGCCAGCACGTAGTGGCCCATCTCGTGGGCCCCCAGGATGGCCAGCAGCGCCAGGGCGAAGGACAGCGAGCCGCCCACCCACCCGGGCAGGCCCAGCTCCTCGCCCTGGCCTCCCAGAAAAAAAGCAAATGAGACAAACGCCGAGGCCAGCGTCACCACCAGCAGCAGGAGGTGAAACCAGGGCCGGGCGGTGGGGCGGACGAAAGCGGTCTCCATGGGGGGCGCCAGCGGTGGCTACCAAGGGGCCCCCGGCTTTGCAATGCGCCCCCCCGGCCTGTGGAGACCCGTCAACCCTGCCCGAAGCGCCCTTGACACACACCAAGCTTCTGCTACGAACGCCGCGCGCTTGGGGGTACCACTCAAGCGGGGAATCGCTGGTTTGCCTCCCCGTCATCCGCTCAAGCCATCCATTCGGGAGGGAACACAATGAAGAAGGCCATTCTGTCCGCCGTCGCAGCCAGCAGCCTCGTAGCGTGCACCAGCGTGGAGAGCGCCGTGGTTTCGGGCACCGAGTTCTCCGCCACCGGCGGTGAGGCGATCGCGGTCATCCAGGCCAAGGCCCTGGGCCTGACGGCCATCTTCCACATCGTCGACCTGGTCCAGAGCGACCTCGACACCGTGGTGAACAAGCTCCTGGTGGCCGAGGCCAAGGCCATGGGCGCCTCCAAGGTCGACCTGAAGAACGCGGGCACCACGCCCCGCCACGGCATCTTCGCCCTGGCCGGCACCATCATCGGCGTGACCAGCTCGTCCGCCGTGGGCGTCGCCGTCAAGTAAGTCCCTGGAAGCCTCGGCTTCCAGCGCTGTGCAAGGCCCCCCTGGTGACAGTGGGGCCTTTTCTTTTGTCCCCTGCCCTCCCTGCCCTCCCATGCGCCTTCTGCTCCCGTGCCTCCTGCTGCTCGCCCTGGCCCGCTGCTCCAAGCCGGCAGAGCCTTCCCCGGCGCTGCTCACGGAGGTGCGGCGGCGCTTGGCCGAGCGTGACGCGCGGCTGGGCAGCTACCGCCTGGAGGGGCAGACGCGGGAGGGAGAGGCCCCCCCGGTGGCCTACGCGTTCGCCTACCGGGCCCCCCAGCGGCTGCGAGCCTGGCTGGGCGCCCCGCTCTCGCGCACCTTCTCCTGGGATGGGGAGCGGCTCTTCGAGCAGAGCGACGCGGACAAGCGCTTCACCACCTTCGCGATGGAGCTGTCCCCGGAGCGCCAGGCGGGGTTTCTCACCGAGGTGTTCTCCCCCTTGATGCCCGAGGGGCTCCGCGCCCCGCTGCTGCCCGGCACCCTGAGCGCGAAGCGCGTCTCGCACACGCGCGCGCCCGAGGCGGTGGAGCTCTCCGCGGGGGTGGACACCGCGGGCACCCCGGGGCTGCGCGTGACGTACACGCTGCGCTGGCCCCACCTGGACTTCCTCTCCCGGAGTACCCAGCAGGCCGATGGCACCACGCTGGAGGTGCGCATGGAGGAAGAACAGTGTGAGGAGGTGCTCCAGCTGTGCGTGCCCAAGCGCCTCACCCGCTGGGTGGCAGGCCAACAGGTGGGCGAAATGACTCTGTCGCGCATCGAGCTGAACCCCGTGCTGCCCAAGGACACCTTCACCCTGGTTGCCCCCGAGGGCTATGCGGTGGAATCCCGGACGCTGGTGAATTCCGAGGCAAAGTAGCCTCCCACCTTGTCATTGAGGAAAAGCGTCCCCACCTTCCCGCCGGGGAGGTGCAGATGATGGTGGAGAACATCATCTTCGACGTGGATGGGACGTTGGTGGACTCGGTGGATGAACACGCCGAGGCGTGGCGGCGCTCGTTCCTGGAATTTGGCCGGGACGTGCCCTTTGCCCACGTGCGAAGCCAGATCGGCAAGGGCGCCGATCAGCTGCTGCCCGTCTTCTTCACGGACGAAGAGCTGGAGCGCTTCGGCAAGGACCTGGAGGAGTACCGCTCCAAGCTCTTCCTGAAGGACTTCTTGCCCAAGGTGCGGGCCTTCCCGAAGGTGCGGGAGCTCTTCGAGCGGCTGCGCGAGGGCGGCGTGCGCATCGCCCT
Encoded proteins:
- a CDS encoding site-2 protease family protein; its protein translation is METAFVRPTARPWFHLLLLVVTLASAFVSFAFFLGGQGEELGLPGWVGGSLSFALALLAILGAHEMGHYVLARRHGVDTSLPYFIPLPLLSLVGTLGAVIVIRGRIPHRNALVDIGAAGPLAGLAVAVPVLLWGLAHSPIVDAPPLEAGLLGDGSLWVLAQRLFGWVMLQLTHAPAPPELDAEAVWQVLFGDSLLMQGLRWLAVGPLPPGKQLYEHPVVVAGWFGLLVTMLNLMPVGQLDGGHLSFALWGRRAQWLGRAVALGLFLLTLFASASWGVWLLVTVKLVGFGHPEVIEPGLPLSRGRQWLCALCFLALAGCAMPIPLRQVLS
- a CDS encoding ATP-binding protein, with product MRDAHAINLSWLLRLRWGAVVAQAVLILGAHFVLEMPLPLVPLFTTIGVAVLSNAALGVWSRRPRAVHEWLLWGVMALDVVLLTVLLAFSGGPFNPFSTLYLVHIALAAVVLRARWTWTLVALGLGCFGALFVRHLWMPGADAHAAHHHMDAVRLHLEGMWAAFGLAAAVIVYFVQRVTRALAEREAELEAARAVTARNEKLAALATLAAGAAHELSTPLSTIAVVARELERRGELPPACREDAQLIRQQVSRCRDILVQMAADAGASHGEAFVPLAPGMLLDGVLEGLKGRERVRVALQGPSDEPMSVPARALTHAIRGVVKNALQASPEGAPVQVVLLRQEAGWQLRVEDTGAGMAAGVLARAGEPFFTTKPQGEGMGLGLFLARALLDQLGGTLEVRSVPGQGTQVALTWPARALRQFDPLSSGPSGASLLEPGA
- a CDS encoding ATP-dependent DNA helicase, whose translation is MALSLVRTSNVDALLGPGGALQAALPAYEHRPEQLQMARAVERAFSDRSYLLAEAGTGTGKTLAYLVPALLSGRRVVVSTATKTLQEQIFFKDLPLLKEQMGLEFEAAYLKGRGNYLCLHRYNSFTKDPTFGTREEARQWPHIQSWAARTETGDRAELELPENFSAWPRLSSSAETCLGSQCPLYEQCHVTRMRREAEQADLLVVNHHLFVADLSLRGAGRRGEGVLPLYEAVILDEAHALEDAASGYFGCGVSNHRLEELARDAVAALPETDARFPTLRALAARVRTHAEVLFTQAPRVLGLLGSEGGVALKPDRMALLGGPLEQVRHGLAALGAFASSAREPELAALTRRAAELTEELSFLEKVESADHVYWAEARGRGVFLRASPIDVARELRVRLYDAVDTVVFTSATLAAGGRFDFFAKRMGLYDEDGAPVAEVRTLAVPSPFDYAQQSALYLPTHLPDPAAPGFIEAAAEEIVQLCEVSGGRAFVLFTSLRNMERAYELTKARLPYQVLRQGDRPKQQLLESFRELPSVLFAAHSFWEGVDVPGDALSLLIIDRLPFASPGDPLVAARIRQIEARGEGAFEQYQLPQATLALRQGFGRLIRTQSDRGAVALLDRRIVTKPYGRAFLESLPDAHRVRDLDGLRDWFSEG
- the rocD gene encoding ornithine--oxo-acid transaminase, with translation MSETLTQRAIALEERYGAHNYHPLPVVLTRGEGVHVWDVEGTRYLDFLSAYSAVNQGHCHPRIIAALTAQARQLTLTSRAFHSDRLGECEKYLAEYFGYDKALMMNTGVEGGETALKLTRKWAYKVKGVPANQAKTVYAAGNFWGRTLAAISASTDPESTRDYGPFLPGYLIIPYNDLAALERTFAADPTIAGFMVEPIQGEAGVVVPDAGYLKGVRELCTKYNVLFIADEVQTGLGRTGKRLACDHEAVKPDLLVLGKALSGGTYPVSCVLADDAIMLTIKPGEHGSTYGGNPLACAVTVAALNVLREEKLAENAERMGQLFRQRVNALVQKGGRVTLVRGKGLLNAMVIDDTEASGAAWELCLKLKERGLLAKPTQGNKIRFAPPLVITESQMNEACDIIERVIQST
- a CDS encoding response regulator transcription factor, yielding MASPRASDAPSLLLVDDDGVFRERLARAFRERGFEVATAGSMEEGLAAAQQESPELAVVDLRMPGRGGLELVRELRALDASTRIIVLTGYGSIATAVEAVRLGALNYIPKPADVDDLLAALARGLGEPSPPVAEAFQAPSLARAEWEHIQRVLADCEGNISEAARRLGLHRRSLQRKLQKHPPSQ
- a CDS encoding TonB-dependent receptor; amino-acid sequence: MTPLCLVLLWMGSTDAPAPEPSPIPPAEPPTAQGTVVTATRLPRPLRDVPATVIVLPRAEIDRSPSLTQDGLLRTVPSVATFRRTSSLVSDPTAQGLNLRGLAPSGVSRSLVLVDGVPANDPFGGWVYWRALPRLGLDRVEIVPSGGSALYGSAALGGVVQLFSRPLTGPLLEGDVAYGMLNTGQLSARGAHRWGSVGAALETELLTTGGHPVVAASQRGAIDQDTPGNHVTLNGRVEAEVSPALRLDARLSLFRENQNGGTTYTTARAESGLASAGAQLTPPGAGQFALQLFGRLQHFEQRRARVAADRSSEALSARQDVPANEQGASLTWTGPTWTLGGAHVLTAGADVRRVEGTSDEQLFVPNPSPTTPALRSAGGEQRFAGLFLQELYTVTPALEFTAALRWDTWRNVNGERRVEQVGGGVETEAFADRGEHQLSPRLGARLRPLERLTLRASGYRSFRAPTLNELYRPFQVGTVLTAANARLGAERLTGGEAGAEVQGPRGLTARLTGFWNELEDPIINATLATPLPDGTSRQRQNLGRARVRGLEAGLDWRVARAWTVLLAYTFVDSEVRDAPGNPELVGKQLAQDPQHRGTALVTFDAPALFTAMVQLRVTGPQFEDDLNTRRMGGYAVVDASVSRRLVGGLEVFAAAENLFDREYLVGRAGVDTIGQPFLARLGLRLRERP